In Apus apus isolate bApuApu2 chromosome 27, bApuApu2.pri.cur, whole genome shotgun sequence, the following proteins share a genomic window:
- the ATP8B2 gene encoding phospholipid-transporting ATPase ID: MTVPREMPEKWPRVRDPGPAEEERRVRANAPEYNEKFQYANNCIKTSKYNIITFLPINLFEQFQEVANTYFLFLLILQLIPQISSLSWFTTMVPLVLVLTITAVKDATDDYFRHKSDNQVNNRQSQVLIGGVLQQEQWMNVHVGDIIKLENNQFVVADLLLLSTSEPHGLCYIETAELDGETNLKVRQANPVTSELGDTSKLALFDGEVICEPPNNKLDKFVGTLYWKENKYPLSNQNMLLRGCVVRNTEWCFGLVLFAGPDTKLMQNSGRTKFKRTSIDRLMNTLVLWIFGFLVCMGVILAIGNAIWEHEVGICFQIYLPWDEGVHSAFFSGFLSFWSYIIILNTVVPISLYVSVEVIRLGHSYFINWDKKMYCAKCQTPAEARTTTLNEELGQVEYIFSDKTGTLTQNIMVFSKCSVNGHSYGDIQDVLGHKRPKPVDFSFNPLADPRFQFWDPSLLEAVTLGDPHVHEFFRLLSLCHTVMSEEESQGHLYYKAQSPDEGALVTAARNFGFVFRSRTPKTITVHELGRAITYQLLAILDFNNIRKRMSVIVRGPEGRIRLYCKGADTILLERLQPLNPDLTNITTDHLNEYAGEGLRTLLLAYKDLEEGYYEDWAERLQRASGAPEAREDRLARLYDEVEQDMMLLGGTAIEDKLQQGVPETIAILTLANIKIWVLTGDKQETAVNIGYSCKMLTDDMTEVFVVTGHTVLEVREELRKAREKMMHGSRSVGNGFSYQEKLSSSKLTSVLEAIAGEYALVINGHSLAHALEADMEVEFLETACACKAVICCRVTPLQKAQVVELVKKYKKAVTLAIGDGANDVSMIKTAHIGVGISGQEGIQAVLASDYSFSQFKFLQRLLLVHGRWSYLRMCKFLCYFFYKNFAFTMVHFWFGFFCGFSAQTVYDQYFITLYNIVYTSLPVLAMGVFDQDVPEQRSMEYPKLYEPGQLNLLFNKREFFICIAQGIYTSVLMFFIPYGVFADATRDDGAQLADYQSFAVTVATSLVIVVSLQIGLDTGFWTAINHFFIWGSLATYFAILFAMHSDGLFQMFPNQFRFVGNAQNTLAQPTVWLTIALTTVVCIMPVVAFRFLKLDLKPELSDTVRYTQRVRKKQKAQHRYMRRRGRSSLRRSGYAFSHQEGFGELIMSGKNMRLSSLALYSFPPRPSVGWIETLRKKRGSDASTAGSPSAADKV, encoded by the exons ATGACGGTGCCCCGGGAGATGCCCGAGAAGTGGCCGCGGGTCCGCGACCCCGGCCCGGCGG aggaggagaggcGGGTACGAGCCAACGCGCCAGAGTACAACGAGAAGTTCCAGTACGCG AACAACTGCATCAAGACCTCCAAGTACAACATCATCACCTTCCTGCCTATCAACCTCTTCGAGCAGTTCCAGGAAGTGGCCAACACctatttcctcttccttctcatcCTGCAG CTCATCCCACAgatctcttctctctcctggtTCACCACCATGGTGCCTTTGGTTCTTGTCTTAACCATCACAGCCGTCAAAGATGCCACTGACGACTAT TTCCGCCATAAAAGCGACAACCAGGTGAACAACCGGCAGTCTCAGGTGCTGATCGGCGGAGT cctccagcaggagcagtgGATGAATGTCCATGTTGGAGACATCATCAAGTTGGAGAACAACCAGTTTGTGGTG GCtgatctcctcctcctctccaccaGTGAGCCCCATGGCTTGTGCTACATagagacagcagagctggatgg AGAGACCAACTTGAAGGTGCGACAGGCCAACCCCGTCACCTCGGAGCTGGGGGACACCAGCAAGCTGGCTCTGTTTGATG GTGAGGTGATCTGTGAACCCCCCAACAACAAGCTGGACAAGTTTGTTGGGACGCTGTACTGGAAGGAGAACAAGTACCCCCTGAGCAACCAGAACATGCTGCTGAGGGGCTGCGTGGTGCGCAACACCGAGTGGTGCTTCGGCCTCGTCCTCTTCGCAg ggcccgACACGAAGCTGATGCAGAACAGCGGCCGGACCAAGTTCAAGCGGACGAGCATCGACCGGCTGATGAACACGCTGGTGCTCTGG ATCTTCGGGTTCCTGGTGTGCATGGGGGTGATTCTGGCCATCGGCAACGCCATCTGGGAGCACGAGGTGGGCATCTGCTTCCAGATCTACCTGCCCTGGGACGAGGGGGTGCACAGTGCCTTCTTCTCCGGCTTCCTCTCCTTCTGGTCCTACATCATCATCCTCAACACTGTGGTGCCCATCTCTCTCTACGTGAG TGTGGAGGTGATCCGTCTGGGACACAGCTACTTCATCAACTGGGACAAGAAGATGTACTGTGCCAAGTGCCAGACGCCAGCGGAGGCCCGGACCACCACCCTCAACgaggagctggggcaggtggAGTACATCTTCTCTGACAAGACTGGCACCCTCACCCAGAACATCATGGTCTTCAGCAAGTGCTCCGTGAATGGGCACAGCTACG GTGACATTCAGGATGTGCTGGGTCATAAG AGACCAAAGCCCGTCGACTTCTCCTTCAACCCCCTGGCAGACCCACGGTTCCAGTTCTGGGACCCCAGCCTGCTGGAAGCCGTCACGCTGGGAGACCCCCACGTGCACGAGTTCTTCCGCCTACTCTCGCTCTGCCACACCGTCATGTCTGAGGAGGAGAGCCAAG ggcatCTCTACTACAAGGCCCAGTCCCCGGATGAGGGGGCACTGGTCACGGCTGCCAGAAACTTCGGGTTCGTGTTCCGGTCCCGCACACCCAAGACCATCACGGTGCACGAGCTGGGCCGAGCCATCACCTACCAGCTGCTGGCCATCCTGGACTTCAACAACATCCGCAAGCGCATGTCGGTCATCG TCCGCGGCCCCGAGGGCAGGATCCGGCTGTACTGCAAAGGTGCTGACACCATCCTGCTGGAGCGCCTGCAGCCCCTCAACCCGGACCTCACCAACATCACCACCGACCACCTCAAT GAGTACGCTGGCGAGGGGCTGCGGACGCTGCTGCTGGCCTACAAGGACCTGGAGGAGGGCTACTATGAGGACTGGGCCGAGCGGCTGCAGCGAGCCAGCGGTGCCCCTGAGGCTCGTGAGGACCGCCTGGCTCGGCTCTACGACGAGGTGGAGCAGGACATGATG CTGCTGGGGGGCACTGCCATAGAGGACAAACTGCAGCAGGGGGTCCCTGAAACCATCGCCATCCTGACGCTGGCCAACATCAAGATCTGGGTGCTGACGGGGGACAAGCAGG aAACGGCCGTGAACATCGGCTACTCCTGCAAGATGCTGACGGACGACATGACGGAGGTGTTTGTGGTCACAGGCCACACGGTGCTGGAGGTGCGGGAGGAGCTCAG GAAAGCCCGGGAGAAGATGATGCATGGGTCGCGCTCTGTGGGCAACGGCTTCTCCTACCAGGAGAAACTTTCCTCCTCCAAGCTCACCTCCGTGCTGGAAGCCATCGCTGGCGAATATGCTCTGGTCATCAACGGGCACAGCCTG GCCCATGCGCTGGAGGCTGACATGGAGGTGGAGTTCCTGGAGACAGCGTGTGCCTGCAAGGCTGTCATCTGCTGCCGTGTCACACCCTTGCAGAAGGCCCAGGTGGTGGAGCTAGTGAAGAAGTACAAGAAAGCTGTGACCCTGGCCATTGGGGATGGGGCCAATGATGTCAGCATGATCAAGA CTGCCCACATCGGGGTGGGCATCAGTGGGCAGGAGGGcatccaggctgtgctggcctCTGACTACTCCTTCTCCCAGTTCAAGTTCCTGCAACGCCTGCTCCTGGTGCACGGGCGCTGGTCCTACCTGCGCATGTGCAAGTTCCTCTGCTACTTCTTCTACAAGAACTTTGCCTTCACCATGGTCCACTTCTGGTTTGGCTTCTTCTGCGGCTTCTCAGCACAG ACAGTGTATGACCAGTACTTCATCACGCTGTACAACATCGTCTACACCTCGCTGCCCGTGCTCGCCATGGGTGTCTTCGACCAG GACGTGCCGGAGCAGCGGAGCATGGAGTACCCCAAGCTCTATGAGCCTGGGCAGCTCAACCTGCTCTTCAACAAGCGGGAGTTCTTCATCTGCATCGCCCAGGGCATCTACACCTCTGTCCTCATGTTCTTCATCCCCTACGGTGTCTTCGCTGATGCCACCCGTGACGATGGTGCCCAGCTGGCTGACTACCAGTCCTTTGCTGTCACCGTGGCCACCTCCCTCGTGATCGTTGTCAGCCTGCAG ATCGGGCTGGACACGGGCTTCTGGACAGCCATCAACCACTTCTTCATCTGGGGCAGCCTGGCCACCTACTTCGCCATCCTCTTCGCCATGCACAGCGATGGCCTCTTCCAGATGTTCCCCAACCAGTTCCGCTTTGTGG gtaATGCACAGAACACGCTGGCCCAGCCCACAGTCTGGCTGACCATTGCTCTCACCACTGTGGTCTGCATCATGCCCGTCGTGGCCTTTCGCTTCCTCAAGCTGGACCTGAAACCGGAACTCTCAGACACG gtGCGCTACACTCAGCGGGTTCGGAAGAAGCAGAAGGCGCAGCACCGGTACATGCGGCGCAGGGGGCGGTCGAGCCTGCGCCGCTCC